The Bradysia coprophila strain Holo2 chromosome II, BU_Bcop_v1, whole genome shotgun sequence genome has a segment encoding these proteins:
- the LOC119072689 gene encoding carboxypeptidase Q-like produces MIVFSNLCPHFQRVAAIFLFACVVVNAGVIDNRIDKYVDVHGNCAVPTKLLNEIQSYQPIVNKIAKEILNGNFTGDTWNSLSEFIDEFGPRFSGSKSLECSIDYMVNKLKEVGLENVHTENATIPRWQRGYESAHLVEPHEQNLPLLGFGFSVGTPRGGIIGDVVVVESFDELDRLSDDVVHGKIVVFAPEWVSYGVTVQYRSKGASRAAKKGAIAALVRSITPFSIGSPHTGMQTYEQGVAQIPVAAITVEDSKMLLRLYRRGKRMTIRLKMEDRNLDPYDSRNTIAELHGRTQPIDKKVVVVSGHLDSWDVGVGAMDDGGGAFISWKAIEFLKKMNLRPARTIRSILWTGEEVGIVGAQDYQRAHAANEQEEFNFFIESDIGTFEPTGLDFTGNADAECIFKEILKLMAPLNATEFAKPTDGGPDIERWTKRGFPGASLLNKNENYFWYHHSAGDSMLLEQPQNLDKATALFAACAYVVADLSIDMPRDIQ; encoded by the exons ATGATAGTGTTTTCGAATCTGTGTCCGCATTTTCAAAGAGTCGCAGcgatatttttattcgctTGTGTTGTGGTCAATGCTGGAGTAATCGATAATCGAATTGACAAATATGTTGATGTACATGGTAATTGTGCAGTGCCAACGAAATTGTTGAATGAAATTCAGTCTTATCAGCCGATTGTGAATAAAATCGCCAAGGAAATTCTGAATGGTAACTTCACCGGCGACACTTGGAACAGTCTATCGGAATTTATCGATGAATTCGGTCCGAGATTCTCCGGATCGAAGTCATTGGAGTGTTCCATCGACTATATGGTTAACAAATTGAAGGAGGTAGGCTTAGAGAATGTGCACACTGAAAACGCAACCATTCCGAGATGGCAGCGTGGCTACGAATCTGCGCATCTAGTCGAGCCCCATGAACAGAATCTTCCGCTGTTAGGCTTTGGTTTCAGTGTCGGTACTCCTCGTGGTGGTATAATCGGTGATGTTGTTGTCGTTGAAAGTTTCGATGAATTGGATCGCTTATCGGACGACGTTGTGCATGGAAAAATAGTGGTTTTCGCACCAGAATGGGTCAGCTATGGCGTTACAGTTCAGTATCGATCGAAAGGTGCATCTAGGGCGGCGAAAAAAGGAGCAATCGCAGCTCTAGTCCGTTCGATTACACCATTTTCGATTGGATCCCCACACACAGGAATGCAAACATATGAACAAGGAGTCGCTCAAATTCCGGTTGCCGCGATAACGGTTGaagattcaaaaatgttgctgAGATTGTACCGAAGAGGAAAACGTATGACGATTCGTCTGAAAATGGAAGATCGAAATTTGGACCCGTATGATTCTAGAAATACCATTGCTGAGTTACATGGACGTACACAGCCAATTGATAAAAAAGTTGTGGTGGTGTCTGGTCATTTAGACAG CTGGGACGTCGGAGTTG GTGCAATGGATGATGGAGGCGGTGCGTTTATATCGTGGAAAGCTATTgagtttcttaaaaaaatgaacctACGTCCAGCGCGAACAATTCG ATCAATTTTGTGGACGGGCGAAGAAGTTGGAATCGTTGGAGCGCAAGATTATCAACGGGCGCATGCAGCCAATGAACAGGaagaattcaatttctttatcGAATCGGACATTGGAACATTCG AACCGACTGGCCTAGACTTTACCGGCAATGCCGACGCCGAATGCATTTTTAAAGAGATTCTCAAGCTGATGGCACCATTAAATGCGACAGAATTTGCTAAACCCACCGACGGCGGTCCAGATATTGAACGGTGGACTAAAAGAGGATTTCCCGGTGCGTCACTgttgaataaaaacgaaaactacTTCTGGTATCATCATTCAGCTGGGGATAGTATGCTTCTGGAACAGCCACAAAATTTGGATAAGGCAACTGCACTGTTTGCTGCCTGTGCGTATGTTGTTGCCGATCTAAGTATTGACATGCCCAGAGACATTCAATAA
- the LOC119072699 gene encoding sphingomyelin phosphodiesterase-like, which translates to MVSALKVVALLLSVICCCNGSLIRSEEHKNSQKNALLFLDIMQETLITDIRNFTSTGYRSPLFDLWSKHVPYTLDMTRDEVDEYPPELAIIGCLACRTYLASLIRDIRAGVPLQQVADSATAICELLMPFDSPVCRNLINLNAPSLYFIVQNRPALNQNEVCGLILQGECGALDPQFNFAVNVNPHNPITAPKSVTAPRTPDELRIIHISDIHYDENYLSGGISNCPNPTCCRRSAGVAPDPANRAGPWGDYNCNQPWQAFENTLLRIRNAHPQIDLIYHTGDMVDHGIWETTFEGNRRVIGRIFSLFRQIFPNVPVYSTIGNHEAHPTNLFAPSTIAQPEFSTRWLYDFLATNWQSNGWINAAAANTVRAGGYYTMLIRPGFRLVVLNNNDCYIYNWWVMYSRTEIAGALQWFHNTLLDAERNNERVHVLAHIPTGGGSCFQFWSRQYRRIIDRFHMIIGAQFNGHSHRDEFEVNYDVATGQHAVNIAWNGGSSTAYTGVNPNYRMYYVDRTHYQVNEAETFMFSISEARNNPALQPRWHLHYSFRTMFGVTNFSPAGIDQLIFNISRNRNTNRNLFRIRVKNGDPRMATGCDDECLRSQVCSLVLNENADNRRCNQVLSVFGTVA; encoded by the exons ATGGTGTCCGCATTAAAAGTAGTAGCTTTGTTGCTCAGTGTTATATGCTGTTGTAATGGATCCCTGATACGATCCGAGGAGCACAAAAACAGTCAAAAGAATGCCCTCCTGTTTCTGGATATCATGCAAGAAACTCTCATCACCGACATCAGGAATTTCACCTCAACCGGATACAGATCGCCGTTATTCGATTTGTGGTCGAAACATGTACCGTATACTTTAGACATGACCCGTGATGAGGTCGACGAATATCC ACCCGAGTTGGCTATCATTGGATGTTTGGCTTGTCGCACATACCTTGCATCGCTGATCCGCGACATCCGGGCTGGAGTGCCTCTGCAGCAAGTAGCAGATTCTGCAACTGCCATTTGTGAACTATTGATGCCATTTGACAGTCCCGTATGCAGAAATCTCATCAACTTAAACGCCCCCAGTCTCTACTTCATCGTCCAAAATCGACCGGCCCTGAACCAAAACGAAGTGTGCGGATTGATATTGCAAGGAGAATGTGGAGCTCTAGATCCACAGTTCAATTTTGCAGTAAATGTTAATCCACATAATCCAATTACCGCACCGAAATCAGTAACAGCTCCTCGCACACCCGACGAATTGCGTATCATTCATATCTCGGACATTCACTACGACGAAAACTACTTGAGTGGTGGAATCAGCAACTGCCCGAATCCAACTTGTTGCAGACGATCGGCAGGAGTGGCCCCAGATCCAGCCAATCGGGCTGGCCCTTGGGGTGACTATAAT TGCAATCAACCATGGCAAGCCTTTGAGAACACTCTTCTACGAATTCGAAATGCTCATCCACAAATCGATTTAATCTATCATACCGGTGATATGGTGGATCATGGCATTTGGGAGACTACCTTTGAGGGTAATCGAAGAGTCATCGGAAGAATTTTCTCTCTATTCAGACAAATCTTTCCGAATGTACCGGTCTACTCTACCATTGGAAATCATGAAG CTCATCCAACGAATTT GTTTGCTCCTTCAACGATTGCTCAACCCGAATTTTCCACGAGATGGTTGTACGACTTCTTAG ctacCAATTGGCAAAGTAACGGATGGATCAATGCAGCCGCCGCAAATACAGTTAGAGCCGGCGGTTATTATACCATGTTGATTCGTCCTGGTTTCCGGTTGGTTGTTCTAAACAACAATGATTGTTACATCTACAATTGGTGGGTTATGTACAGTCGTACAGAGATTGCTGGTGCTTTG CAATGGTTCCACAACACCCTTTTGGACGCTGAACGGAACAACGAAAGGGTTCATGTGTTAGCTCATATCCCAACAGGTGGCGGTAGTTGTTTCCAATTTTGGTCGCGACAATATCGTCGAATTATAGATAGATTCCACATGATTATTGGGGCACAATTCAACGGACATTCCCATCGCGACGA GTTTGAAGTAAACTACGATGTTGCAACCGGACAACACGCCGTCAACATTGCTTGGAATGGTGGTTCCTCTACTGCATATACAGGCGTAAATCCGAACTACAGGATGTACTATGTCGATCGTACTCATTAC CAAGTCAACGAAGCTGAAACATTCATGTTCAGCATTTCGGAGGCCAGAAATAACCCAGCACTTCAACCACGCTGGCATCTGCATTATTCATTCCGTACTATGTTTGGAGTGACTAACTTCTCCCCAGCGGGCATCgatcaattaattttcaacaTCTCAAGGAATCGAAATACGAACCGCAACTTATTCAGAATCCGAGTGAAAAACGGAGATCCAAGAATGGCAACGGGTTGTGATGACGAATGTCTCCGAAGTCAAGTTTGTTCGCTGGTACTGAATGAAAACGCCGACAATCGCCGATGTAATCAAGTACTTTCCGTGTTCGGAACGGTGGCctaa